The DNA window CTGATAAGCGACCGACGTGTTTGACTGAAAAAGGTTATGACTTTTGATGACGGTCTTCccaacaataaaattattctttttctttattattttttcttctttattaaattctttattaGTGAAAATAGCTGTAAAATTGAACTTGGACTATTAGTATTGGTAGACATTTAAGCATTTCTCACCAAATTAATCCATCCGTCACCCTTCCTTTAacagtaatattttttttaattaatttattactttattaaaaacaaaaataacaattttttttttattttgaaaatttaaattattctcaCTTAAGGTATATAAACTATattgttatgatttttttaaaaaataaatacaatctaTGTTTATTCAAAACATTTCTAATTTggtctcaaattatttatttatctaattactCAAACTAACTTTGAAAAGTTAAAATAGGTTAGTTTCAAAAACGGTctctaaatatcatttaatttaaaatgataaattaattataaaaacaaaaataagatgTTAAAACCACtaaaatttgagtttaaaatagcAATTAAgccattaatttaatttaattttcattctattttaatataaataatcaaatactaaaccaaatattaaatcataaaacCAATACTTTATTAAagtaacttaaataaaaataataatatattagagatCATAGAAAGTCTTAAATTGAATTCAAGATCGGACACTAGGCCGACCTTCCCagtccatttaaaaaaattaaaaagattttatataAGATTTAAACTCACGACCttattgatattaaaaattaaagtatttaataactagtataaattattttttattaatttaaatataaaattattatatgttttaaataacaaaaaattaaaattaaattttgtttttcagcTAGAATTCCAAACTTGAAAGCCTGCCCTCATTGAATTATAAGCAGCTATACTTTAAAGTAGTCttactatataaaataaaaaggtaaagtaatgtaaaataaagtaaagcaactacaaacaaatataaattgtgAATAAAATTGTTTGGatagtaaaaaaacaaaaacaaaaacatttgtTTGGATAGTCTTAACTTTCAAACTTACAAGAACTAATAATACACTATTTCATTTAAGTTAGACTATCCTTAATTTCATGGCACactttacattatttaaattgagGGTTGTGAttcaattcatattaaaaaataatagaatgtatataattaattgaagattaAGGACTAAAATTGAGGGTCTCTTTTAGAAATTGAAGATTAAGGACTAAAAATTAagtctttatatttaaaaaagttttaaataaactaaagatAAGCtgtaagagaaatgattatattatttaatattaaatgttacAACAGAAGCCGTCTTAGCTCAGCTGGTAGAGCGCATGGCTTTTAACCATGTGGTCGTGGGTTCGATTCCCACAGACGgcgatttatttttatttattttttaactttttttttactaatttttctttgtAAAATTGTATTGCAAAGTAATGAATTACTGtcaattttgtgaaattttctataaatacaaaacatatagaaaatattaatcttctactctaaaatcaattttaacatTATACAATGATCCCATTTAAAAAATGGCTTAAAAAACATACAAGTACAAAGATTATTTGAAAGCTAAacttaataatacaaatttaggAATTTTTAGCTCAGTTTCTCATCTGAAATCATAtacaaaaacgtaaaaatgattaaattgaCAAATTACAATGATTTCTTCAGGTGAATAGTTATTACAGTAACTCGACATCAAGCATGATTCGACTCTGCGCAGCTAATAAAATACCTAATTATACAACTAACAGCTATACACGGTTTCGCAAGTGAAACAAAAGTACATCATCCATAAAATCCTTAGGATAGAAATAAGACATGAAAATGAGCGAAACTATTAGAGTTGATCAGGTTCTTCAAAAACGTTAATCAGAATTTAGTCAGGTTCTTCAAAAACGTTAATCAGAATTTAGTCTTCTAGTATCTGCTGCCGCTCAAGTTCTATAACACTGCCAGTCAAAGTGTTTGTGGTCTCGTTGTTGTTATCGCTTCTACATTGTAGCAGTTGTTCCCTAAGATTCCTCACAAGCTCATTCAGCCTTTGAATATTCTTTTCTTGAGATAAGATGATCTGCAACAATAATATTGCTGCACTCAATTTAGTCCAAAAGTTTTATGAACAAATTACATACATGAGATTTAACTTTGCCTGATTCTGTTCATAATCAATTCAAATAACATTCAATCAAAACCATTTTTACACCAGTTTCATCAAATTGTGTTGAATTATATGGGTAGTCACAATTAACATAGTCTGAACCATAAGGACAAGATGATAGACCAAAAAGACagtattaatttcaaataacagTATTCAAATTTCTTAACATACCAGTTTGATGAAATTCAGCCAACAAAGTGGATTGAGTATTATGAAATAGATGTTTCATAGTTTAAATAGATCAATAAATTTTCATACTTTCTGGCAATCAATTTCATGTCCGAAAAGTTGAGTAAAAAGCACATAAACACCATAAGAAAGCAATCATATCATGGAAATCATAGTCCTAAAAGGAAATTCAAGAATGTATCAAACTTCCTAGAGTTGTTCTGCACGAATCACTTGTCAATTGGATAATGTAAAACAAGCAGGATTACTCACACAAAAATAAACATACATTAAACATCATGGTGCTTATCAGTTTGTAGTTTCAAGCACAAAAACTTTTTCATCACACTCAAACCAACAACATAACACATATATCTACAACACAATTCAAAGTACTGCAGCAAAGCAAAGCAAAGCAAATCACAGCAAACACAAACAGTAGATTATTATACAAAACGTTATATTTTTCCCACCTTCTCCTTAACAGCTTCTTCCCTCTTAGTGATTTGCAATTGTTTCTGAGACAAACTAGGTGTTGCCTCAATATCATTGACAAGTGGTTGCTTCCATTCAAACTGTGAAGTtactatcataataattaaaagaaacacAAGTAGCATAGGTCTTGACATCATGAAAGTCTCTCCCCTCACCGCACCTGTAACAAAATAGATCTCAAAATTGGACCAATTCATCATAAACCCTAACAACAAAATGGAATCTTAGGAAGGAAAACCCTAAAACAAACTCAAATTTTGAAGTAGCAGAATGAATCGGATCAATGATTCTATTCTAGGGAAGGGGGAAAATAGAAGAGTATATAACACCTACCAGGCGATCAGAGGAGGTCTTCAAAGGTGAAATCCAGTGGCT is part of the Impatiens glandulifera chromosome 1, dImpGla2.1, whole genome shotgun sequence genome and encodes:
- the LOC124921828 gene encoding uncharacterized protein LOC124921828; this encodes MMSRPMLLVFLLIIMIVTSQFEWKQPLVNDIEATPSLSQKQLQITKREEAVKEKIILSQEKNIQRLNELVRNLREQLLQCRSDNNNETTNTLTGSVIELERQQILED